A part of Aegilops tauschii subsp. strangulata cultivar AL8/78 chromosome 2, Aet v6.0, whole genome shotgun sequence genomic DNA contains:
- the LOC141042045 gene encoding uncharacterized protein, with translation MSCLKDVPTLRGDNHTEWRKKVDLAFVLADLDWVVEEPQPVRPIEPVREATDDDAAWAKKRGGYAPLEMSYIIENQEWVNANKKCMAFIKNTIESTVVGSIAECTSSGELLTKIKSQFTGSSKIYATQVLEQLVTERYTGGSHGIREHILRMSNMAAKLKPMDEDLEIKPKLLVHLVMASLPKEFETFVVNYDMSPGTWDIEKTIAMCVQEEDRLKASHGGSLNYVKDHKKKNYNQNNESSPSKPQGKAPYQHQRQQQPFPVDKDTCLHCKKTGHYKKDCPIWLKSLMAKKGNNIVSLVNESLYTQFLKSTWWIDSGATVHVANCLQGFHSTRTMLRRKEELK, from the coding sequence TGACAATCACACTGAGTGGAGGAAGAAAGTTGACCTGGCATTTGTCCTTGCTGACCTGGACTGGGTTGTGGAAGAACCACAGCCGGTCAGACCTATAGAGCCAGTAAGAGAGGCCACTGATGATGATGCTGCGTGGGCTAAAAAGAGGGGGGGTTATGCTCCTTTGGAGATGTCATACATCATAGAAAACCAAGAGTGGGTCAATGCAAACAAAAAGTGCATGGCATTTATAAAGAATACAATTGAGAGCACCGTTGTGGGCTCCATTGCAGAGTGCACTTCCTCAGGGGAGTTGCTTACAAAGATAAAGAGCCAGTTCACTGGCTCTTCAAAGATATATGCCACCCAGGTGTTAGAGCAACTGGTGACAGAACGCTACACAGGTGGTAGTCATGGAATAAGAGAGCACATCCTTAGGATGAGCAATATGGCAGCAAAGCTAAAGCCCATGGATGAGGATCTGGAGATCAAACCAAAGCTCCTAGTCCACCTGGTCATGGCTTCACTGCCAAAGGAGTTTGAAACTTTTGTTGTGAACTACGATATGTCACCTGGAACATGGGACATTGAAAAGACAATAGCAATGTGTGTCCAAGAAGAGGACAGACTCAAAGCCTCACATGGTGGTTCACTCAACTATGTGAAGGATCACAAGAAAAAGAATTACAATCAAAACAACGAAAGTTCTCCTTCAAAGCCCCAAGGAAAAGCTCCCTATCAGCATCAGCGTCAGCAACAACCTTTCCCAGTGGACAAAGACACTTGTCTCCACTGTAAGAAGACCGGGCATTACAAGAAAGACTGCCCTATTTGGCTGAAGTCCTTAATGGCAAAGAAAGGTAACAACATTGTTTCCTTAGTTAATGAATCCTTGTACACACAGTTTTTGAAATCTACTTGGTGGATTGACTCAGGAGCAACTGTTCATGTTGCAAATTGTTTACAGGGATTCCATTCGACCCGGACTATGCTAAGAAGGAAAGAGGAATTGAAGTAG